The following proteins are co-located in the Callithrix jacchus isolate 240 chromosome 10, calJac240_pri, whole genome shotgun sequence genome:
- the CTR9 gene encoding RNA polymerase-associated protein CTR9 homolog: protein MSRGSIEIPLRDTDEVIELDFDQLPEGDEVISILKQEHTQLHIWIALALEYYKQGKTEEFVKLLEAARIDGNLDYRDHEKDQMTCLDTLAAYYVQQARREKNKDNKKDLITQATLLYTMADKIIMYDQNHLLGRACFCLLEGDKMDQADAQFHFVLNQSPNNIPALLGKACISFNKKDYRGALAYYKKALRTNPGCPAEVRLGMGHCFVKLNKLEKARLAFSRALELNSKCVGALVGLAVLELNNKEADSIKNGVQLLSRAYTIDPSNPMVLNHLANHFFFKKDYSKVQHLALHAFHNTEVEAMQAESCYQLARSFHVQEDYDQAFQYYYQATQFASSSFVLPFFGLGQMYIYRGDKENASQCFEKVLKAYPNNYETMKILGSLYAASEDQEKRDIAKGHLKKVTEQYPDDVEAWIELAQILEQTDIQGALSAYGTATRILQEKVQADVPPEILNNVGALHFRLGNLGEAKKYFLASLDRAKAEAEHDEHYYNAISVTTSYNLARLYEAMCEFHEAEKLYKNILREHPNYVDCYLRLGAMARDKGNFYEASDWFKEALQINQDHPDAWSLIGNLHLAKQEWGPGQKKFERILKQPSTQSDTYSMLALGNVWLQTLHQPTRDREKEKRHQDRALAIYKQVLRNDAKNLYAANGIGAVLAHKGYFREARDVFAQVREATADISDVWLNLAHIYVEQKQYISAVQMYENCLRKFYKHQNTEVVLYLARALFKCGKLQECKQTLLKARHVAPSDTVLMFNVALVLQRLATSVLKDEKSNLKEVLNAVKELELAHRYFSYLSKVGDKMRFDLALAATEARQCSDLLSQAQYHVARARKQDEEERELRAKQEQEKELLRQKLLKEQEEKRLREKEEQKKLLEQRAQYVEKTKNILMFTGETEATKEKKRGGGGGRRSKKGGEFDEFVNDDTDDDLPVSKKKKRRKGSGSEQEGEDEESGERKKKKRRRPPKGEEGSDDEETENGPKPKKRRSQKAEKKKAPKPERLPPSMKGKIKSKAIISSSDDSSDEDKLKIADEGHPRNSNSNSDSDEDEQQKQRASSQSDSDENQNKSGSEVGSPRRPRRQRSDQDSDSDQPSRKRRPSGSEQSDNESVQSGRSHSGGSENYSHPASPSAESDHESERGSYNEGSGQGSGNESEPEGSNNEASDRGSEHGSDDSD from the exons ATGTCGCGGGGCTCCATCGAAATTCCCCTCCGGGACACTGACGAG gtCATTGAACTTGACTTCGATCAGCTTCCAGAGGGAGATGAAGTTATCAGTATTCTGAAACAGGAACACACACAGCTGCATATATGGATTGCTTTGGCG CTGGAATACTACAAGcaaggaaaaacagaagaattTGTAAAATTGTTGGAAGCAGCACGTATAGATGGCAATTTGGACTATAGAGACCATGAAAAAGATCAGATGACTTGCTTGGATACGTTGGCAGCATATTATGTACAACAGGCTCGGAGAGAAAAGAATAAGGACAATAAAAAGGATCTTATTACACAGGCCACCTTGTTGTATACAATGGCTGATAAAATTATTATGTATGATCAG AACCATTTGTTGGGAAGAGCCTGCTTCTGCCTACTTGAGGGTGACAAAATGGATCAAGCTGATGCACAGTTTCATTTTGTACTCAATCAGTCTCCAAATAATATTCCAGCCCTTCTTG GTAAAGCTTGCATTTCCTTCAACAAGAAGGATTACAGGGGAGCTCTTGCTTACTATAAGAAAGCATTACGTACTAACCCAGGATGTCCAG CGGAAGTTCGTTTAGGAATGGGTCATTGCTTTGTGAAACTTAACAAACTGGAAAAAGCTCGTCTGGCATTCAGCAGAGCCCTGGAACTAAATTCCAAATGTGTGGGAGCATTAGTTGGACTGGCTGTTCTAGAACTCAACAATAAAGAG GCTGATTCCATTAAAAATGGCGTCCAGCTTCTTTCCAGAGCCTATACTATTGATCCTAGCAACCCTATGGTATTGAACCACTTGGCAAATCACTTTTTCTTCAAAAAG GATTATAGTAAAGTCCAGCATCTGGCCCTCCATGCATTCCATAATACAGAAGTAGAAGCTATGCAAGCAGAGAGCTGCTATCAGCTAGCTAGATCATTCCATGTTCAG gaaGATTATGACCAAGCTTTTCAGTACTATTATCAAGCCACACAGTTCGCCTCATCCTCTTTTGTGCTCCCATTTTTTGGTTTGGGACAAATGTATATTTATCGAGGTGACAAAGAAAATGCATCTCAATGCTTTGAGAAGGTTTTGAAAGCTTACCCTAATAATTATGAAACTATGAAAATTCTGGGCTCTCTCTATGCTGCCTCAGAAGATCAAGAAAAACGAGATATTGCCAAG GGCCATTTGAAGAAGGTCACAGAACAGTATCCCGATGATGTTGAAGCTTGGATTGAGTTGGCACAAATCTTAGAACAGACTGATATACAG GGTGCCCTTTCAGCCTATGGAACAGCGACACGAATCCTTCAGGAGAAAGTGCAGGCCGATGTGCCCCCAGAGATTCTCAATAATGTGGGTGCCCTCCATTTTAGACTTGGAAATCTaggggaggctaag aaatattttttggCATCACTGGACCGTGCAAAAGCAGAAGCAGAGCACGATGAGCATTACTATAATGCCATTTCTGTTACCACATCATACAATCTCGCCAGGCTCTATGAGGCAATGTGTGAATTCCATGAagcagaaaaattatataaaaacatcTTACGTGAACATCCTAATTATGTTGACT gTTATTTGCGGCTAGGAGCCATGGCTAGAGATAAAGGGAACTTTTATGAGGCTTCAGATTGGTTTAAGGAAGCTCTTCAGATTAATCAG GATCATCCAGATGCTTGGTCTTTGATTGGCAATCTTCATTTGGCAAAACAAGAATGGGGTCCTGGACAGAAGAAATTTGAGAGGATATTAAAACAGCCATCCACACAGAGTGACACCTATTCTATGCTAGCCCTTGGCAATGTGTGGCTTCAAACTTTGCATCAGCCCACCCGAGACCGAGAAAAG GAAAAGCGTCATCAAGATCGTGCTCTGGCCATctacaaacaagtactcagaaatGATGCAAAGAATCTGTATGCTGCTAATGGCATAG GAGCTGTTTTGGCCCACAAAGGATATTTTCGTGAAGCTCGTGATGTATTTGCCCAAGTAAGAGAAGCAACAGCAGATATTAGTGATGTGTGGTTGAACTTGGCACACATCTATGTGGAGCAAAAGCAGTACATCAGCGCTGTTCAGATG tatgaAAACTGCCTGAGAAAGTTCTATAAGCACCAAAACACTGAAGTTGTACTCTATTTGGCCCGGGCCCTCTTCAAATGTGGCAAGTTACAAGAATGCAAACAGACTTTGCTGAAG GCTAGACATGTGGCACCCAGTGATACAGTTCTTATGTTTAATGTGGCCTTGGTCCTGCAAAGATTAGCTACCTCTGTCCTGAAAGATGAAAAAAGTAATCTGAAGGAAGTACTTAATGCTGTGAAAGAACTGGAGCTTGCACATAG aTATTTCAGTTATTTGAGTAAAGTGGGAGATAAAATGAGATTCGATTTGGCCCTTGCTGCTACAGAAGCCAG GCAGTGCTCTGACTTACTGAGCCAGGCCCAGTACCATGTGGCCCGGGCACGCAAACAAGATGAAGAAGAGCGGGAGTTGCGGGCCAAGCAAGAGCAAGAAAAGGAGCTGTTAAGGCAGAAACTTCTTAAAGAACAG GAGGAGAAACGtctcagagaaaaggaagaacaaaagaaacTTTTGGAACAGCGGGCCCAATATGTGGAGAAGACCAAAAATATTCTTATGTTTACTGGCGAGACTGAAgcaacaaaagagaagaaaagaggtggtggtggtggacgG CGTTCTAAGAAGGGAGGAGAGTTTGATGAATTTGTCAATGATGACACTGATGATGACCTACCtgtatccaaaaagaaaaagagaagaaagggtaGTGGCAGTGAGCAAGAAGGTGAAGATGAGGAGAGtggtgagagaaagaagaaaaagaggagaag ACCTCCAAAGGGAGAAGAAGGATCTgatgatgaagaaacagaaaatggccCAAAACCGAAAAAACGACGTTcacaaaaagcagaaaagaaaaaggct CCCAAGCCAGAACGTCTGCCTCCatcaatgaagggaaaaataaaatccaaagccATAATATCATCAAGTGATGACTCTTCAGATGAGGATAAACTTAAAATTGCTGATGAAGG ACATCCCAggaacagcaacagcaacagtgACTCAGACGAGGATGAACAGCAGAAGCAACGTGCCTCGTCACAGAGTGATTCTGATGAGAACCAGAACAAGTCTGGCAGCGAGGTCGGCAGTCCCCGGAGGCCACGAAGACAGAGGTCAGATCAGGACTCAGACAGTGACCAGCCATCCAGAAAGAGAAGGCCCTCCGGTTCGGAGCAGTCTGACAATGAATCTGTGCAGTCAGGGAGAAGCCACTCAGGAGGTTCTGAGAACTACTCTCACCCAGCTTCTCCAAGTGCCGAATCAGATCACGAGTCGGAGAGGGGATCTTATAATGAGGGTTCTGGCCAAGGCTCTGGAAATGAATCGGAACCAGAGGGATCCAACAATGAGGCCTCAGATAGAGGCTCAGAACATGGGTCAGATGATAGTGACtag